A single window of Ischnura elegans chromosome 8, ioIscEleg1.1, whole genome shotgun sequence DNA harbors:
- the LOC124164018 gene encoding uncharacterized protein LOC124164018, producing MRLIVNISSRVKCIKITFNDTLDMKLGEERLSIHKVLEPKEGEALRFIYSLPSPLTERSEINMSISPSHWLIEKISVIPASGEESTQEAVTSQYSRAGEGIGIACGVIILLIAVIAVVIKKCRCKNRSLGSSDTQTADNRRVDTVDAGTKEACVEKAPERDVSHEIVELEEKGFDKSTNNEAILASANTKAHLQFTSDASTSHVTIPSCDENSYEEENLIYGEF from the exons ACATGAAGCTGGGCGAGGAGAGACTCTCCATTCATAAGGTACTCGAGCCGAAGGAAGGTGAGGCACTTCGCTTCATCTACAGTCTCCCGTCGCCTCTCACAGAGCGGTCGGAGATAAATATGAGCATCAGTCCATCGCACTGGCTCATTGAAAAGATATCCGTGATCCCAGCATCAGGAG AAGAATCGACACAAGAGGCGGTCACGTCCCAGTACTCCCGag CTGGAGAGGGCATTGGGATCGCCTGTGGTGTGATAATTCTACTCATAGCAGTAATAGCCGTGGTTATCAAGAAATGCAGATGCAAGAATCGTAGCCTGGGATCCTCAGACACTCAGACAGCAGACAATCGAAGAGTGGACACCGTTGACGCAGGCACGAAGGAAGCATGCGTTGAGAAAGCACCTGAACGAGATGTGAGCCATGAAATAGTTGAACTGGAGGAAAAAGGATTCGACAAATCTACCAATAACGAAGCCATTTTGGCGAGTGCGAACACTAAGGCTCATTTACAATTTACCTCCGATGCATCTACCAGCCATGTAACCATTCCGTCATGTGACGAAAACAGCTACGAAGAAGAAAACCTAATTTACGGTGAATTCTAG